One Trichormus variabilis 0441 genomic window, GCGACAATATTTTTATCAATTTGTTGCAATTACTTTTGACAACTATTGAAAAAATCCTTAAGCTAATAGATAGGTCTCACCAAATAGCCGGACAACAGCAATTTTGTTAGGTAAATTAAAAATCGCTGTTGTAGCGTATCAATATGAACAAATCAATTCACCTCAATCATTGACTATAAATAATAGCCTCACCCAATTTGTTGATAGCAGGGCTGATACTGGAGTGACCGGACTTCGCTTCGCAAATCTGATAAACAAATTCTGGTCATACGTGAATGCCTATTTTTATGTGAGTAATGTCAATCATTGAAGTTTAGCTGCGGTGCAGTAGATATGTCTAGGAGAGTGCAATGTTTGATTTTCTTACATCTTTGAACGACCACAATTTACCTTATCCAGATACGATACATCCCATCGTTGTTCACTTCGTAATTGCGATGGTATTGTTTGCATTTGCTTGTGATGTGATTGGTTATTTAACTGGTAAAACTCGCCTATTTGAAGTGAGTTGGTGGAATATGTTTGTGGCAACGATCGCCATTTTTGTGGCGATTATTTTTGGTCAGTTTGAAGCTGGTTTAGCAAAACCTTACGAAGTAGTTAAATCAGTCTTGAATCTACATACCTTACTTGGCTGGTCACTTTCGGGAATTATCGCCGCCCTAACAGCATGGCGCTACGTCATTCGTCTCCGCAACCCCCTAAAAATCCCCTTTCATTACTTGGTTGCAGGATTGGTGTTAACCATAATAGTTGGCTTGCAGGTATATCT contains:
- a CDS encoding DUF2231 domain-containing protein; the protein is MFDFLTSLNDHNLPYPDTIHPIVVHFVIAMVLFAFACDVIGYLTGKTRLFEVSWWNMFVATIAIFVAIIFGQFEAGLAKPYEVVKSVLNLHTLLGWSLSGIIAALTAWRYVIRLRNPLKIPFHYLVAGLVLTIIVGLQVYLGDQLVWIYGLHTVPVVEAVKEGLLP